The following proteins come from a genomic window of Schistocerca cancellata isolate TAMUIC-IGC-003103 chromosome 10, iqSchCanc2.1, whole genome shotgun sequence:
- the LOC126106259 gene encoding uncharacterized PPE family protein PPE24-like, producing MSSIRESVRESNGAVTNPAVTNPAVTNPAVTNPAVTNPAVTNPAVTNPAVTNPAVTNPAVTNPAVTNPAVTNPAVTNPAVTNPAVTNPAVTNPAVTNPAVTNPAVTNPAVTNPAVTNPAVTNPAVTNPAVTNPAVTNPAVTNPAVTNPAVTNPAVTNPAVTNPAVTNPAVTNPAVTNPAVTNPAVTNPAVTNPAVTNPAVTNPAVTNPAVTNPAVTNPAVTNPAVTNPAVTNPAVTNPAVTNPAVTNPAVTNPAVTNPAVTNPAVTNPAVTNPAVTNPAVTNPAVTNPAVTNPAVTNPAVTNPAVTNPAVTNPAVTNPAVTNPAVTNPAVTNPAVTNPAVTNPAVTNPAVTNPAVTNPAVTNPAVTNPAVTNPAVTNPAVTNPAVTNPAVTNPAVTNPAVTNPAVTNPAVTNPAVTNPAVTNPAVTNPAVTNPAVTNPAVTNPAVTNPAVTNPAVTNPAVTNPAVTNPAVTNPAVTNPAVTNPAVTNPAVTNPAVTNPAVTNPAVTNPAVTNPAVTNPAVTNPAVTNPAVTNPAVTNPAVTNPAVTNPAVTNPAVTNPAVTNPAVTNPAVTNPAVTNPAVTNPAVTNPAVTNPAVTNPAVTNPAVTNPAVTNPAVTNPAVTNPAVTNPAVTNPAVTNPAVTNPAVTNPAVTNPAVTNPAVTNPAVTNPAVTNPAVTNPAVTNPAVTNPAVTNPAVTNPAVTNPAVTNPAVTNPAVTNPAVTNPAVTNPAVTNPAVTNPAVTNPAVTNPAVTNPAVTNPAVTNPAVTNPAVTNPAVTNPAVTNPAVTNPAVTNPAVTNPAVTNPAVTNPAVTNPAVTNPAVTNPAVTNPAAPGSVHGAPQPGKPTIFTEREFDKNSDIMLLSPTKSPQEAKGSSTAAYKAATEERGLDLYKITAMQEILCGQCVTYIVNGFCYSLTDMKLVF from the exons atgtcctccatacgggaatctgtacgagaatcaaacggcg cagtaacaaacccagcagtaacaaacccagcagtaacaaacccagcagtaacaaacccagcagtaacaaacccagcagtaacaaacccagcagtaacaaacccagcagtaacaaacccagcagtaacaaacccagcagtaacaaacccagcagtaacaaacccagcagtaacaaacccagcagtaacaaacccagcagtaacaaacccagcagtaacaaacccagcagtaacaaacccagcagtaacaaacccagcagtaacaaacccagcagtaacaaacccagcagtaacaaacccagcagtaacaaacccagcagtaacaaacccagcagtaacaaacccagcagtaacaaacccagcagtaacaaacccagcagtaacaaacccagcagtaacaaacccagcagtaacaaacccagcagtaacaaacccagcagtaacaaacccagcagtaacaaacccagcagtaacaaacccagcagtaacaaacccagcagtaacaaacccagcagtaacaaacccagcagtaacaaacccagcagtaacaaacccagcagtaacaaacccagcagtaacaaacccagcagtaacaaacccagcagtaacaaacccagcagtaacaaacccagcagtaacaaacccagcagtaacaaacccagcagtaacaaacccagcagtaacaaacccagcagtaacaaacccagcagtaacaaacccagcagtaacaaacccagcagtaacaaacccagcagtaacaaacccagcagtaacaaacccagcagtaacaaacccagcagtaacaaacccagcagtaacaaacccagcagtaacaaacccagcagtaacaaacccagcagtaacaaacccagcagtaacaaacccagcagtaacaaacccagcagtaacaaacccagcagtaacaaacccagcagtaacaaacccagcagtaacaaacccagcagtaacaaacccagcagtaacaaacccagcagtaacaaacccagcagtaacaaacccagcagtaacaaacccagcagtaacaaacccagcagtaacaaacccagcagtaacaaacccagcagtaacaaacccagcagtaacaaacccagcagtaacaaacccagcagtaacaaacccagcagtaacaaacccagcagtaacaaacccagcagtaacaaacccagcagtaacaaacccagcagtaacaaacccagcagtaacaaacccagcagtaacaaacccagcagtaacaaacccagcagtaacaaacccagcagtaacaaacccagcagtaacaaacccagcagtaacaaacccagcagtaacaaacccagcagtaacaaacccagcagtaacaaacccagcagtaacaaacccagcagtaacaaacccagcagtaacaaacccagcagtaacaaacccagcagtaacaaacccagcagtaacaaacccagcagtaacaaacccagcagtaacaaacccagcagtaacaaacccagcagtaacaaacccagcagtaacaaacccagcagtaacaaacccagcagtaacaaacccagcagtaacaaacccagcagtaacaaacccagcagtaacaaacccagcagtaacaaacccagcagtaacaaacccagcagtaacaaacccagcagtaacaaacccagcagtaacaaacccagcagtaacaaacccagcagtaacaaacccagcagtaacaaacccagcagtaacaaacccagcagtaacaaacccagcagtaacaaacccagcagtaacaaacccagcagtaacaaacccagcagtaacaaacccagcagtaacaaacccagcagtaacaaacccagcagtaacaaacccagcagtaacaaacccagcagtaacaaacccagcagtaacaaacccagcagtaacaaacccagcagtaacaaacccagcagtaacaaacccagcagtaacaaacccagcagtaacaaacccagcagtaacaaacccagcagtaacaaacccagcagtaacaaacccagcagtaacaaacccagcagtaacaaacccagcagtaacaaacccagcagtaacaaacccagcagtaacaaacccagcagtaacaaacccagcagtaacaaacccagcagtaacaaacccagcagtaacaaacccagcagtaacaaacccagcagtaacaaacccagcagtaacaaacccagcagtaacaaacccagcagtaacaaacccagcagtaacaaacccagcagtaacaaacccagcagtaacaaacccagcagtaacaaacccagcagtaacaaacccagcagtaacaaacccagcagtaacaaacccagcagtaacaaacccagcagtaacaaacccagcagtaacaaacccagcagtaacaaacccagcagtaacaaacccagcagtaacaaacccagcagtaacaaacccagca